The following coding sequences lie in one Alphaproteobacteria bacterium genomic window:
- a CDS encoding TetR family transcriptional regulator — MSRLKVRQARSIARREAIVAAAIQVFGKDGVHAATLTGISRAAGVPLTSIYDYFDSKTALLAALPETIFAAFFAQIDADLEARPDPVDKLECFFIRTLEYMERHPDWARVFFLEIWPAVVAGEPEIRQAVDAFGHRVIGIVASGIENGKLSANNDPYLIMSILLGTMAHLVSVWLLYQAPYDLVTQGRRSMALMRRLIEPDGPGASK; from the coding sequence ATGTCGCGCCTCAAGGTCAGACAGGCCCGCAGTATCGCGCGCCGGGAGGCGATCGTTGCCGCCGCCATCCAGGTCTTCGGCAAGGATGGCGTTCACGCCGCCACCTTGACCGGCATCAGCCGCGCCGCAGGGGTACCGCTGACCAGCATCTACGACTATTTCGACAGCAAGACGGCGCTGCTGGCCGCCCTGCCCGAGACTATTTTCGCCGCCTTTTTCGCCCAAATCGATGCCGACCTCGAGGCCCGGCCGGACCCGGTCGATAAGCTCGAATGCTTTTTCATCCGGACGCTGGAATATATGGAACGCCATCCGGACTGGGCCAGGGTCTTCTTTCTCGAGATTTGGCCGGCCGTGGTGGCCGGCGAGCCCGAAATCCGCCAGGCGGTCGATGCCTTCGGACACCGCGTCATTGGCATCGTCGCCAGCGGTATCGAGAACGGCAAACTGTCGGCCAACAACGATCCCTATCTGATCATGTCCATTCTTCTCGGTACCATGGCGCACCTTGTTTCCGTCTGGCTGCTCTATCAGGCACCTTATGATCTGGTGACGCAGGGCCGGCGCTCGATGGCGCTGATGCGGCGCCTGATCGAACCTGATGGGCCCGGGGCTTCGAAGTAA
- a CDS encoding adenylate/guanylate cyclase domain-containing protein — MSDGGDQRRLSAILAADMVGYTRRMEQDADGTVAAWKAARSDIIDPTISGHAGHIVKHTGDGFLAEFPTVQAAVECAVAMQERLAVGRLDFRMGIDLGDIIDDGEDIHGEGVNIAARIEALAEPGGICISGAVHNRVLNRLDHQFEDMGEIEVKNVARPVRVYRVLLDGKATETSRRPVMAWKWPALVAAAILLAIAAGGTWWWQQPDFEPADRSKFAYKLPEKPSIAVLPFDNLSGDPEQDYLGDGLTENIIAVLSGSPDLFVIARNSSFTYKNKPVQVQEVAERFGVRYVLEGSVQRSGDRIRLTAQLVDAVDGGHLWAERYDRELEGLNLFDLQDDISQRILEEMHVKLTLGEQAREWRELSGDHESYRLMVQGRAHFLEWSKKGHRTAEKIWSDLYKRKPNSAIANFLMGWIHWQKVVINISKNRKKDMHLARKFAEKSLSLIPSVNPYLILASLDAYERKHDSAIANVDRVLELAPAGGDAHNIGGSTKVVSGQPAEGIRLMKLGMCYEPDYPEYVSRHLAYALIRDGIRQITY; from the coding sequence ATGAGCGATGGTGGCGACCAGAGGCGGCTCTCGGCAATTCTTGCGGCCGATATGGTCGGCTACACCCGGCGCATGGAGCAGGATGCGGACGGCACCGTCGCGGCCTGGAAAGCGGCCCGTTCAGACATCATCGATCCCACCATATCCGGTCACGCCGGCCACATCGTAAAGCACACCGGCGACGGCTTCCTCGCCGAGTTCCCGACAGTGCAGGCGGCCGTTGAATGTGCTGTCGCAATGCAGGAGAGGCTGGCGGTAGGTCGGCTCGACTTCCGCATGGGTATCGATCTCGGAGACATCATCGATGACGGCGAAGACATTCACGGGGAGGGCGTCAACATTGCCGCCCGCATCGAGGCACTGGCAGAACCTGGCGGCATCTGCATCTCCGGCGCGGTCCACAATCGGGTTCTCAATCGGTTGGACCACCAATTCGAGGACATGGGCGAAATCGAGGTCAAGAACGTCGCCAGGCCGGTACGGGTCTATCGCGTTCTGCTCGACGGCAAAGCGACCGAGACATCGCGCCGCCCCGTCATGGCATGGAAGTGGCCTGCCCTGGTCGCTGCTGCAATACTGCTGGCGATCGCCGCTGGTGGCACGTGGTGGTGGCAGCAGCCCGACTTCGAACCGGCGGACCGGAGCAAGTTCGCCTACAAGCTGCCCGAAAAACCTTCCATCGCCGTGCTGCCCTTCGACAACCTGAGCGGCGACCCGGAGCAGGACTACCTCGGCGACGGCCTGACGGAAAACATCATCGCCGTGCTCTCGGGCTCGCCCGACCTCTTCGTAATCGCCCGCAACTCGAGCTTCACCTACAAGAACAAGCCGGTGCAAGTCCAAGAGGTCGCCGAACGCTTCGGCGTGCGCTACGTGCTGGAAGGCAGCGTGCAACGGAGCGGCGACAGAATTCGCTTGACGGCACAGTTGGTCGACGCTGTGGATGGCGGACACCTTTGGGCGGAACGCTATGATCGTGAGCTGGAGGGTCTCAATCTTTTTGATCTGCAAGACGATATTTCACAAAGAATTCTGGAAGAAATGCACGTCAAACTGACGCTCGGTGAGCAAGCCAGAGAGTGGCGTGAGTTGTCAGGCGATCACGAGAGTTATCGCTTGATGGTGCAGGGGCGGGCACATTTTCTGGAATGGAGCAAAAAAGGGCACCGAACTGCTGAGAAAATATGGTCGGATCTTTACAAGCGAAAACCTAACTCGGCCATAGCGAACTTTCTAATGGGATGGATACATTGGCAGAAAGTAGTGATAAACATTAGTAAGAATCGAAAAAAGGATATGCATCTTGCGCGAAAATTCGCAGAAAAATCTTTGTCTCTGATACCGAGCGTCAACCCCTATCTTATTCTGGCATCACTAGATGCCTACGAAAGGAAACATGACTCAGCGATCGCAAACGTCGACCGCGTTTTAGAACTCGCGCCGGCAGGCGGGGACGCTCATAATATCGGTGGCTCGACCAAGGTTGTGAGCGGTCAACCGGCTGAGGGTATCAGGCTCATGAAGCTGGGGATGTGTTATGAACCGGACTATCCCGAATATGTATCTCGCCATCTTGCCTACGCGTTGATACGTGACGGTATCAGGCAAATCACATATTGA
- a CDS encoding adenylate/guanylate cyclase domain-containing protein, which translates to MSQPQSHHIDPEKDPVVRQLLLEADRSTQRFTAYVRLALGLVLSTNVVLIGPEFLHGTWLLEAHMGLYLALALLSLLLSSKRLFRPFWAPVFIVLDVLWIYAVTLNGLNLLQLPLARFIELPPFLFIFIFIGLAGLRFTPTAMLAGLATFMVMDGIIISLYLADQLPWPLLNEHPLFQVGTNVLRITIIIAAGVIAAIGSYRSRRFLARALAARRQRDFVERTFGKFVPEAVAQAIIADQGMLQPMQCTATILYTDIQGFTSVVEATDPQAVVDMLNAYFAALEKAISTEHGIITQFQGDAVLAVFNVPLDQPDHADRALGAARGIERVTQEQMFAGHRLTTRIGIATGQVVAGNVGGVERVGFTVHGDAVNLAARLQEKNKETGTRLLLAEETVAALSDASALRPVGRVQVRGRERPASVYSWKEATAE; encoded by the coding sequence ATGAGCCAACCCCAAAGCCATCACATCGACCCGGAAAAGGATCCGGTGGTGCGGCAACTGCTGCTGGAGGCGGACCGCTCCACCCAGCGTTTCACGGCCTACGTACGCCTGGCGCTGGGACTGGTGCTGAGCACCAACGTCGTGCTCATCGGTCCCGAGTTCCTGCACGGGACCTGGCTGCTGGAGGCCCACATGGGCCTCTACCTGGCGCTGGCCCTGTTGTCTCTGCTGCTCTCCAGCAAACGCCTGTTCCGGCCGTTCTGGGCACCGGTGTTCATCGTTCTGGACGTGCTTTGGATCTATGCGGTGACGCTGAACGGGCTGAATCTCCTGCAGCTTCCTCTGGCCCGCTTCATCGAGTTGCCGCCCTTTCTGTTCATCTTCATCTTCATCGGGCTGGCCGGCCTGCGCTTCACACCGACCGCCATGCTGGCGGGGCTGGCCACTTTCATGGTGATGGACGGTATCATTATCAGCCTCTATCTGGCCGATCAGCTGCCCTGGCCGCTACTGAACGAACATCCTCTGTTCCAGGTCGGCACCAATGTGCTGCGCATCACCATCATCATCGCTGCCGGCGTGATTGCCGCCATCGGTTCCTATCGCTCGCGCCGCTTTCTCGCTCGTGCCTTGGCGGCGCGGCGGCAGCGCGATTTCGTCGAGCGCACCTTCGGCAAATTCGTGCCCGAGGCCGTGGCCCAGGCCATCATCGCCGATCAGGGCATGTTGCAACCCATGCAGTGCACCGCCACCATTCTCTATACCGACATCCAGGGTTTCACCTCGGTGGTCGAGGCCACGGACCCGCAGGCCGTGGTGGACATGCTGAACGCCTACTTTGCCGCCCTGGAAAAGGCCATAAGCACCGAGCACGGCATCATCACCCAGTTCCAGGGGGACGCCGTGCTGGCGGTGTTCAACGTGCCGCTGGACCAGCCGGACCATGCCGACCGGGCGCTGGGCGCCGCCCGCGGCATCGAACGGGTGACGCAGGAGCAAATGTTTGCCGGCCACAGGCTGACCACCCGCATCGGCATCGCCACCGGCCAGGTGGTGGCGGGCAACGTCGGCGGCGTGGAACGTGTGGGCTTCACCGTGCACGGCGACGCGGTGAACCTGGCGGCACGCCTGCAAGAAAAAAACAAGGAGACCGGCACCCGCTTGCTGCTGGCCGAGGAAACGGTGGCGGCGCTCAGCGACGCCTCGGCGCTGCGGCCGGTGGGGCGCGTGCAAGTGCGTGGCAGGGAGCGGCCGGCCTCGGTCTATAGCTGGAAGGAGGCTACGGCCGAATAG
- a CDS encoding FAD-dependent oxidoreductase: MPVVGPSRKAPGIFHAFGFCGHGFQFGPIVGRIIADLALDGGSNLPIEAFSIARFRAED, translated from the coding sequence ATCCCGGTCGTCGGCCCGTCGCGCAAGGCGCCCGGCATCTTCCATGCTTTCGGTTTTTGCGGCCACGGCTTTCAGTTCGGCCCCATCGTCGGCCGCATCATCGCCGACCTGGCGCTGGACGGCGGCTCCAACCTGCCCATCGAGGCATTTTCCATTGCCCGCTTCCGGGCCGAGGACTGA
- a CDS encoding FAD-dependent oxidoreductase, whose amino-acid sequence MNAAHHLAVIGAGPAGLAAATVAADCGLETVVFDEGPAPGGQIYRSIEEVTRERAGDHALLGEEYGRGNGLVAAFRASAASYLPQTSVWEITPDGELGILGPEGARLLGAQRVLISAGAMERPMPVPGWTLPGVMTAGAAQTLLKSAAQVPDVPLVLAGSGPLLYLVAWQLVQAGAPVQAVLDTTPRANAWRALRHLPGVWPEAATLVKGWRWMREIRSHGVRVLSGVSALRCLGQGRLESVAYRIGSQDEARIDCQLTLLHQGVIPNHQLAAAAGCAQAWDETQLCWRTASDAWGATDVAAIAVAGDCVGIGGALAAERQGRLAGLDAACRLGAISAEERDRRSYPERHELARQMGLRRFLDAYFRPAAWLLAPPEDDTVVCRCEEVTAGELRQVVDLGCPGPNQAKAFTRAGMGPCQGRMCGQTVSAVIAAARGLPVARIGEARVRPPLKPITVGQLAEMQGVDHDVSLSGGLPAAPKEA is encoded by the coding sequence ATGAATGCCGCTCACCACCTGGCGGTGATCGGCGCCGGCCCGGCCGGCCTGGCCGCCGCCACCGTGGCGGCCGATTGCGGCCTCGAGACGGTGGTTTTCGACGAAGGGCCTGCGCCCGGGGGACAGATCTACCGATCCATCGAGGAGGTCACCCGGGAGCGGGCCGGCGATCACGCCCTGCTTGGCGAGGAATACGGCCGCGGCAACGGGCTGGTCGCCGCTTTCCGCGCCAGTGCCGCCAGTTACCTGCCGCAAACCAGCGTCTGGGAGATCACGCCGGACGGCGAGCTTGGCATCCTGGGGCCCGAAGGGGCCCGGCTGTTGGGCGCCCAGCGCGTGCTGATAAGCGCCGGCGCCATGGAACGGCCGATGCCGGTGCCGGGCTGGACGCTGCCCGGCGTGATGACGGCGGGGGCCGCCCAGACGCTGCTCAAGTCGGCCGCCCAGGTGCCCGACGTGCCGCTGGTGCTGGCCGGCAGCGGGCCGCTGCTGTACCTCGTGGCCTGGCAACTGGTGCAAGCCGGGGCGCCAGTGCAAGCCGTGCTCGACACCACGCCGCGGGCCAATGCCTGGCGGGCGCTTCGCCACCTGCCCGGGGTCTGGCCGGAAGCCGCCACCTTGGTCAAGGGCTGGCGCTGGATGCGCGAGATCAGGAGCCATGGCGTGCGGGTTCTGTCCGGCGTCTCGGCGTTGCGTTGTCTCGGCCAGGGACGCCTCGAGTCCGTGGCCTACCGGATCGGCAGCCAGGACGAGGCACGCATCGATTGTCAACTCACGCTGCTGCATCAGGGCGTCATACCCAACCACCAGCTCGCCGCCGCCGCCGGCTGTGCCCAGGCCTGGGACGAAACCCAGCTCTGCTGGCGCACCGCCAGCGACGCCTGGGGGGCTACCGATGTCGCCGCCATCGCCGTGGCCGGCGACTGCGTCGGCATCGGCGGTGCCCTGGCGGCCGAACGCCAGGGCCGCTTGGCCGGTCTCGACGCTGCCTGCCGGCTTGGCGCCATAAGCGCGGAGGAACGCGACCGCCGCAGCTATCCCGAGCGCCACGAATTGGCCCGCCAGATGGGCCTCAGGCGCTTCCTCGACGCCTATTTCCGGCCCGCGGCCTGGCTGCTGGCGCCGCCCGAAGACGACACAGTGGTCTGCCGCTGCGAGGAAGTCACGGCCGGCGAGCTGCGCCAAGTCGTCGACCTGGGCTGCCCCGGACCCAACCAGGCCAAGGCCTTCACCCGGGCCGGCATGGGGCCTTGCCAGGGCCGCATGTGCGGCCAGACGGTTTCCGCCGTCATCGCGGCGGCCCGCGGCCTGCCCGTGGCCCGGATCGGCGAGGCCCGGGTGCGGCCGCCGCTGAAGCCCATCACCGTCGGCCAACTGGCCGAGATGCAGGGCGTCGACCACGACGTCAGCCTCAGCGGCGGCCTGCCCGCGGCACCCAAAGAAGCGTGA
- a CDS encoding (2Fe-2S)-binding protein produces the protein MFKRLHDTSDLVNIVFEGESLPVPRGESVAAALLAAGAGHLHKSAVSGEPRSAHCLIGVCFDCLVEIDGVANRQACQEPVREGMSVRRQSGPREVAP, from the coding sequence ATGTTCAAACGGCTGCATGACACCAGCGACCTCGTGAACATCGTTTTCGAGGGCGAGAGCCTGCCGGTGCCGCGAGGCGAAAGTGTGGCCGCCGCCCTGCTGGCGGCCGGTGCCGGTCACTTGCACAAATCCGCCGTCTCGGGCGAGCCGCGCTCGGCGCACTGTCTGATCGGAGTCTGCTTCGATTGCCTGGTGGAGATCGACGGCGTGGCCAATCGCCAAGCCTGCCAGGAGCCGGTACGCGAGGGCATGTCGGTACGGCGACAGTCCGGCCCCCGTGAGGTGGCGCCATGA
- a CDS encoding FAD-dependent oxidoreductase, whose product MSGPDVTVIGGGLVGSAIAYGLAKRGLKTTILDEGDVALRASRGNFGLVTVQGKGDGRPEYARWSLHSAGLWQGLADELKQLTGVDVGFEQSGIAVICLSEAEDTAHRGLMARLTREAGAAGYDHEFLGRPELAGRLPGLGETVVSGCLTPHDGHANPLKLLRALHAGFLARGGAYRAEQKVAMIEPAKRSGFRISTAREVVNSDKVVIAAGLGSQGMAAQLGIHAPLVPSHGQLLVSERIAPRFHMPTNLVRQTREGSLMLGYTADDLGFVTGTRPDLARDIAFRARLAFPFISDLRVVRTWAALRVMTPDGFPLYQESAKHPGAFVAACHSGVTLAAVHALEIPDWIAGQPLPGNLTCFGSDRFDVQTAA is encoded by the coding sequence GTGAGCGGTCCCGATGTCACGGTGATCGGCGGCGGCCTGGTCGGCAGCGCCATCGCCTACGGCCTGGCCAAGCGCGGCCTCAAGACCACGATCCTCGACGAGGGCGACGTGGCGCTCAGGGCCTCGCGCGGCAACTTCGGCCTGGTGACGGTGCAGGGCAAGGGCGACGGCCGGCCGGAGTACGCCCGCTGGTCGCTGCACTCGGCAGGGCTCTGGCAAGGCCTGGCCGACGAACTGAAGCAACTCACCGGCGTCGACGTCGGTTTCGAGCAATCCGGCATCGCGGTCATCTGTCTCTCGGAGGCCGAGGACACGGCCCATCGCGGCTTGATGGCGAGGCTGACGCGAGAGGCGGGGGCCGCGGGCTATGATCACGAATTCCTCGGCCGGCCGGAGCTCGCCGGGCGGCTCCCCGGCCTCGGCGAAACGGTGGTGAGCGGCTGCCTCACGCCCCACGACGGCCACGCCAATCCCCTCAAGTTGCTGCGAGCGCTGCATGCCGGGTTCCTGGCCCGGGGCGGCGCATACCGGGCGGAGCAAAAGGTCGCCATGATCGAGCCGGCAAAGCGGAGCGGTTTCCGCATCTCCACTGCCCGCGAGGTCGTCAATTCGGACAAAGTCGTAATCGCCGCCGGCTTGGGATCGCAAGGCATGGCCGCCCAGCTTGGCATCCATGCACCGCTGGTGCCCTCTCACGGCCAGTTGCTGGTCAGCGAACGCATCGCGCCGAGATTCCATATGCCCACCAACCTGGTGCGCCAGACCCGCGAGGGCAGCCTCATGCTGGGCTATACCGCCGACGACCTGGGATTCGTTACCGGCACCCGGCCCGACCTCGCGCGTGATATCGCCTTTCGCGCCCGCCTCGCCTTTCCCTTCATCTCCGACTTGCGCGTGGTGCGCACCTGGGCGGCGCTCCGCGTCATGACGCCGGACGGTTTTCCGCTCTATCAGGAATCGGCCAAGCATCCCGGGGCCTTCGTGGCCGCCTGCCACAGCGGCGTGACGTTAGCCGCGGTGCATGCCCTCGAGATCCCCGATTGGATCGCCGGCCAGCCGCTGCCCGGCAACCTCACCTGCTTCGGATCGGATCGTTTCGATGTTCAAACGGCTGCATGA
- a CDS encoding ABC transporter permease, with amino-acid sequence MSDTVTKLPPEAAKPVRFRGGGFQPVPLGLLSPLVFVGVIGFWEIGSQTGLIGQLVLPAPSEAFEAFRQLLTSGLLWKHLGASLQRLAIGWTSGTLLGITVGMMIALFSLARASLQPLVSAIFPIPKIALLPLFIIWFGIDEGSKNATILFGTFFPTVIATYSGVDNVDRTLIRMGQSFGLSWWSIVRKIVLPGALPAILAGFRISASIAIILLVAAEMIGAEFGVGAYVLLAGSLMATDQLIAGVALLSIMGLTVAWLIGKAERYFLRWRT; translated from the coding sequence ATGTCTGACACCGTGACGAAATTACCGCCTGAGGCCGCCAAACCGGTGCGCTTTCGGGGCGGCGGCTTCCAGCCGGTACCGCTGGGGCTGCTCTCGCCCCTGGTCTTCGTGGGCGTCATCGGGTTTTGGGAGATCGGCTCGCAGACTGGCCTGATCGGCCAGCTGGTACTGCCCGCACCTTCCGAGGCCTTCGAGGCTTTTCGCCAACTGCTCACGTCGGGCCTGCTATGGAAGCATCTCGGTGCCTCGCTGCAACGTCTCGCCATCGGCTGGACCAGCGGCACCCTGTTGGGCATCACGGTGGGCATGATGATTGCGCTCTTTTCCCTCGCCCGGGCTTCGTTGCAGCCGCTGGTTTCGGCCATCTTTCCCATCCCCAAGATCGCGCTTTTGCCGCTTTTCATCATCTGGTTCGGCATCGACGAGGGCTCCAAGAACGCCACCATCCTGTTCGGGACCTTTTTTCCTACCGTCATCGCCACCTACTCGGGCGTCGACAACGTCGACCGCACACTGATCCGCATGGGCCAGTCCTTCGGCCTCTCGTGGTGGTCCATCGTACGCAAGATCGTTTTGCCCGGCGCGCTCCCCGCCATCCTGGCGGGATTTCGCATCTCCGCCTCGATCGCCATAATTTTGCTCGTGGCGGCCGAGATGATCGGCGCCGAATTCGGCGTCGGCGCCTACGTCCTGCTGGCTGGCAGCCTGATGGCAACGGACCAGTTGATCGCCGGGGTCGCCCTGCTCTCCATCATGGGGCTGACGGTGGCCTGGCTGATCGGCAAGGCCGAGAGGTATTTCTTGCGTTGGCGGACGTGA
- a CDS encoding ABC transporter ATP-binding protein translates to MDLRLEHVSHSYGDVEVLHDLELTIKSGEIVCIIGPSGCGKSTLLRLIGGLELPGAGRILQIGEPPASSLNPLTYIFQDFALLPWRSVEGNVSLVLEDHGLGRAQKAAIVEDVLSRTKLSDFKKALPRQLSGGMRQRVGIARALSVNPAVMLMDEPLSALDSQTRELLMDDLVDLWTRENFTAVYVTHNLAEAVRLGHRIVVLSRRPGRIREVVDIDLPLAARTVGKAELEDTQRRLWQMLRDEARAADRELADV, encoded by the coding sequence ATGGATCTTCGCCTCGAACACGTCTCTCATTCCTATGGCGACGTGGAGGTTCTGCACGACCTCGAGCTGACCATCAAGAGCGGCGAGATCGTCTGCATCATCGGCCCCTCGGGCTGCGGCAAGTCGACTCTGCTGCGGCTGATCGGCGGTCTCGAGCTGCCCGGCGCCGGCCGCATTCTGCAGATCGGCGAGCCGCCGGCGAGTTCGCTCAATCCGCTGACCTACATCTTCCAGGATTTTGCCCTGTTGCCCTGGCGCAGCGTCGAGGGCAACGTCAGCCTGGTGCTCGAGGATCACGGCCTGGGCCGGGCGCAGAAGGCGGCAATCGTCGAGGACGTACTCAGCCGCACCAAGCTCAGCGATTTCAAAAAGGCGCTGCCCCGGCAGCTCTCGGGCGGCATGCGCCAGCGCGTCGGCATCGCCCGGGCGCTGAGCGTCAACCCCGCCGTCATGCTGATGGACGAGCCGCTGTCGGCGCTCGACAGCCAGACCCGCGAATTGTTGATGGACGATCTGGTGGATCTCTGGACGCGGGAAAATTTCACCGCCGTCTATGTCACTCACAACCTGGCCGAGGCGGTGCGGCTGGGCCACCGCATCGTCGTGCTGTCGCGCCGCCCCGGACGCATCCGCGAGGTCGTCGATATCGACTTGCCGCTGGCCGCCCGCACCGTGGGCAAGGCCGAGCTCGAGGATACCCAGCGCCGGCTTTGGCAAATGCTGCGCGACGAAGCGCGGGCCGCAGATAGGGAACTGGCCGATGTCTGA
- a CDS encoding ABC transporter substrate-binding protein: protein MLSVSKRQIASLAATGLIVAAALSSFVGTTAAADKIAVGALRFTSHSASFVAFERGYFKQHGLEVEFKFFQAAQPMAVAIASGDVDFGVTAISGGLIRLAEKGAIKIVGGALQEEKGIDGQIILVSKAAYDAGITSPAKLKGRSFGITQTGSSFHYMAAKIAQKEGFATSDIKLKPLHKVGAIIGALKSGQIDAWSIVPHIAKALAKGGTVKPIGMVADYISDYQVTTVFTSADNAANKRDLVKRFLAAFSQGAADFNAALVDKSAGAEAAEAMVKLVHKYVYASRPYEKAAPSIRNGAMRINQNARLNLTNVKDQLAWFKSENLVPASISIETLVDTSYVETF from the coding sequence ATGCTTTCCGTTAGCAAGAGACAAATTGCCAGCCTGGCGGCTACCGGCCTGATCGTTGCCGCGGCTTTGTCAAGTTTTGTGGGCACCACCGCCGCGGCCGACAAGATCGCCGTCGGCGCCTTGCGCTTCACCTCCCATTCGGCCAGTTTCGTGGCTTTCGAACGGGGCTATTTCAAGCAGCACGGGCTGGAGGTCGAGTTCAAGTTCTTCCAGGCGGCCCAGCCCATGGCCGTGGCCATCGCCTCGGGCGACGTCGATTTCGGCGTCACCGCCATCTCCGGCGGCCTCATTCGCCTGGCCGAAAAGGGCGCCATCAAGATCGTCGGCGGCGCGCTCCAGGAAGAGAAGGGCATCGACGGCCAGATCATCCTGGTCTCGAAAGCGGCCTATGACGCTGGCATCACCAGCCCGGCCAAGCTCAAGGGCCGCAGCTTCGGCATCACCCAGACCGGGTCTTCGTTCCACTACATGGCGGCCAAGATCGCCCAGAAGGAGGGCTTTGCCACCTCGGACATCAAGCTCAAGCCCTTGCACAAGGTCGGGGCCATCATCGGAGCCCTGAAGTCGGGCCAGATCGATGCCTGGTCCATCGTGCCCCACATCGCCAAGGCGCTGGCCAAGGGCGGCACGGTCAAGCCCATCGGCATGGTGGCCGACTATATCTCGGACTACCAGGTGACCACCGTCTTCACCTCGGCCGACAACGCCGCCAACAAGCGCGACCTGGTGAAGCGGTTTCTCGCTGCCTTCTCGCAAGGCGCCGCCGATTTCAACGCCGCCCTGGTCGACAAGTCGGCCGGTGCCGAGGCCGCCGAAGCCATGGTCAAGCTGGTTCACAAGTACGTTTACGCCAGCCGGCCCTACGAAAAAGCGGCGCCCTCGATCCGTAACGGCGCCATGCGCATCAACCAGAATGCCCGGCTCAACCTGACCAACGTCAAGGACCAACTGGCCTGGTTCAAGTCCGAGAATTTAGTGCCGGCCAGCATATCCATCGAAACGCTGGTCGACACCAGCTACGTCGAGACGTTCTGA